The following are encoded together in the Poseidonibacter lekithochrous genome:
- the fumC gene encoding class II fumarate hydratase, whose product MEYRIEKDTMGEMQVPNDKYWAAQTQRSVENFPIGDEKMPKEVVEGFAYLKKACAIVNNKLNRLDDTKTNAIANACDEVIDGKLEGNFPLVVWQTGSGTQSNMNMNEVVANRASEILGADFRVEKRIHPNDDVNKGQSSNDTYPTAMRVAFVLDLQKRLIPAINTLKATFEKKQKEFEDIVKIGRTHLQDATPLTLGQEISAYVDMLDKALSQIDDSMKYIIELAIGGTAVGTGLNSHPAFSPMVADTLNELTKTKYEFKSHPNKFHALTSHDGEVVLSGALNALASNLMKIANDIRWLASGPRCGIGEINIPENEPGSSIMPGKVNPTQSEAMTMVAVQVMGNHTSVSVAASQGNFELNVFKPVIALNIIQSIRLLSDTMIAFNDKCAVGIEANKSNIEKYLNDSLMLVTALNPYIGYENAARIAKTAHKNGTTLKEEAIALNLLSAEQFDEYVKPQEMTSPKA is encoded by the coding sequence ATGGAATATAGAATTGAAAAAGATACAATGGGAGAAATGCAAGTTCCCAATGATAAATATTGGGCAGCACAAACTCAAAGAAGTGTTGAAAACTTCCCAATTGGTGATGAAAAGATGCCAAAAGAGGTAGTTGAAGGATTTGCATATCTTAAAAAAGCCTGCGCAATAGTAAATAATAAATTAAATAGATTAGATGATACAAAAACAAATGCTATTGCAAACGCTTGTGATGAAGTAATTGATGGTAAACTAGAAGGAAACTTTCCTTTAGTAGTTTGGCAAACAGGTTCTGGAACGCAATCAAATATGAATATGAATGAAGTAGTTGCTAATAGAGCTAGCGAAATTCTAGGAGCTGATTTTAGAGTAGAGAAAAGAATTCATCCTAATGATGATGTAAATAAAGGTCAAAGCTCAAACGATACTTATCCAACTGCTATGAGAGTAGCTTTTGTTTTAGACTTACAAAAAAGATTAATCCCTGCAATTAATACATTAAAAGCTACATTTGAGAAAAAACAAAAAGAGTTCGAAGATATAGTAAAAATTGGACGTACTCACTTACAAGATGCAACTCCTCTAACACTAGGTCAAGAAATCTCTGCTTATGTTGATATGTTAGATAAAGCTTTATCTCAAATTGATGATTCTATGAAATATATTATTGAGTTAGCAATTGGAGGTACAGCAGTTGGAACTGGTCTTAATTCTCATCCAGCATTTTCCCCAATGGTTGCTGATACTTTAAATGAATTAACAAAAACAAAATATGAGTTCAAATCTCATCCTAATAAATTCCATGCTTTAACTTCTCATGATGGGGAAGTGGTATTAAGTGGAGCATTAAATGCACTTGCTTCTAATCTTATGAAAATAGCAAATGATATTAGATGGTTAGCATCTGGTCCTAGATGTGGAATAGGAGAGATTAATATTCCAGAAAATGAACCAGGAAGCTCAATAATGCCTGGAAAAGTAAATCCAACACAAAGTGAAGCTATGACTATGGTTGCTGTTCAAGTAATGGGGAATCATACTTCTGTTTCAGTAGCAGCCTCTCAAGGTAACTTTGAATTAAATGTATTTAAACCTGTAATTGCTTTAAATATTATTCAATCAATTAGATTACTTTCAGATACTATGATTGCATTTAATGATAAGTGTGCAGTAGGTATTGAAGCAAACAAATCTAATATTGAAAAGTATTTAAATGACTCTTTAATGTTAGTAACTGCTCTTAATCCATATATAGGTTATGAAAATGCAGCGCGAATAGCTAAAACTGCTCATAAAAATGGAACAACACTAAAAGAAGAAGCAATAGCTCTTAATCTTCTGAGTGCTGAACAATTTGATGAGTATGTAAAACCTCAAGAAATGACAAGCCCAAAAGCATAA
- a CDS encoding DsrE family protein: protein MKRILGTILLLLLTTFNVLNAQENKKIHKIVIQVSSSDIITQKMALNNAVNLQEHYGVDNIKIEIVAYGPGLSLLTSESLQSTKVENLVFNDIKFSACSNTIEIMEKRFNKEIKLLDDVAIVPAGAARIMELQEQGYAYLRP, encoded by the coding sequence ATGAAAAGAATATTAGGGACAATATTACTTTTATTACTTACAACATTTAATGTTTTAAATGCGCAAGAGAACAAAAAAATACATAAAATAGTTATTCAAGTTAGTAGTTCAGATATTATCACTCAAAAAATGGCACTTAATAATGCTGTGAATTTACAAGAACATTATGGTGTTGATAATATTAAAATTGAAATTGTAGCTTATGGACCTGGTTTAAGTTTGCTAACTAGTGAGAGTTTACAATCAACGAAAGTTGAAAATTTAGTTTTTAATGATATTAAATTCTCAGCATGTTCAAATACAATAGAGATTATGGAAAAGAGATTTAATAAAGAAATTAAACTACTTGATGATGTGGCAATTGTACCAGCAGGAGCTGCACGAATTATGGAACTACAGGAACAAGGTTACGCTTACTTAAGACCTTAG
- a CDS encoding saccharopine dehydrogenase NADP-binding domain-containing protein → MHKVIILGSGNIGFTVALLLLSSEDYEVTVVARNKKRLAYLEKVLNVKTIQYDLENKKNFSKLLIGYDSVISALPYYLNVTVAKAALKTGINYFDFTEDVQTTNEIKKISKKAKKSQVFIPQCGLAPGFISILAYSVYEQFEQVHSIKMRVGALPKNPSNKILYNLTWSTDGLINEYSNDCFAIKNKELVTIQPLEGLEKFSLDGLEYEAFNTSGGLGTLCETLESKVKELNYKTIRYKGHREYMDFLINDLYLGKKQRRGLLKQILEYAIPITKQDVVLIFCSVTGMINGKLEQITNVRKIYNQRIENQDLSSIQITTASGLCAVLDLKVKGKIKKYGFIKQEDIKMKDFISNRFGKAYDIKELK, encoded by the coding sequence ATGCATAAAGTTATAATATTAGGTTCAGGTAATATTGGATTTACAGTAGCTTTATTACTTCTTTCAAGTGAAGATTATGAAGTTACAGTAGTTGCAAGAAATAAAAAGAGATTAGCATACTTAGAAAAAGTACTTAATGTAAAAACTATTCAATATGACCTAGAAAATAAAAAGAATTTTTCAAAATTACTTATAGGTTATGATTCTGTAATTTCTGCTTTACCTTATTATTTAAATGTAACAGTGGCCAAGGCTGCTTTAAAAACTGGTATTAACTATTTTGATTTTACAGAAGATGTACAAACAACTAATGAAATAAAAAAGATTTCAAAAAAAGCAAAAAAATCCCAAGTATTTATTCCCCAGTGTGGTTTAGCCCCAGGCTTTATATCTATTCTAGCTTACAGTGTATATGAACAATTTGAACAAGTTCATAGTATTAAAATGAGAGTAGGTGCTTTACCTAAAAATCCTTCCAATAAAATTCTTTATAATCTTACTTGGTCAACTGATGGTTTAATCAACGAGTATAGTAATGATTGTTTTGCCATTAAAAATAAAGAGTTAGTAACAATACAACCTTTAGAAGGATTAGAAAAATTCTCACTTGATGGTTTAGAGTATGAAGCTTTTAATACTTCTGGTGGATTAGGAACATTATGTGAAACGCTAGAATCAAAAGTAAAAGAGTTGAACTATAAAACTATCAGATACAAAGGTCATAGAGAATATATGGACTTTTTAATTAATGATCTGTATTTAGGTAAGAAACAAAGAAGAGGATTATTAAAACAAATATTAGAGTATGCAATACCAATTACTAAACAAGATGTTGTTCTTATATTTTGTTCTGTAACAGGAATGATAAATGGAAAATTAGAACAAATTACAAATGTAAGAAAAATATATAATCAAAGAATAGAAAACCAAGATTTAAGTTCGATTCAAATAACAACAGCCTCAGGATTGTGTGCTGTTTTAGATTTAAAAGTAAAAGGAAAAATAAAAAAATATGGTTTCATAAAACAAGAAGATATAAAAATGAAAGACTTTATATCTAATCGTTTTGGTAAGGCTTATGATATTAAGGAGCTAAAATGA
- a CDS encoding aldehyde dehydrogenase family protein, protein MKRNILNLLGLKDLIKDNHLPSLYLGNSVVYGSGLSFRSFSPIDGSKGIEFKSLEKREITHTIDVLKKEFITWQEVPAPKRGELIRHLSNILRENKHSLAYLVTLESGKIFEEALGEVQEFIDVCDFALGLSRQLYGLSIVSERYRHKMIEQWHPLGVVGIITAFNFPMAVWAWNAVLALVCGNTIIWKPSSQTPLCAIACHILLQKALALMPELPQNISSVIISNRKISEVILRNKDVRLISATGSVKMGKEIASKVSVRLARLLLELGGNNAMIVTPSADIELSIRAILFSAVGTAGQRCTTLRRLFVHKSVFEEVKRKLLLSYNSIKIGNPFSKDVLVGPLINKGSYENMQNSIEKAISQGGKLIYGGNRIRKNVPRGGFYVKPAIIKINHNAKIVQEETFSPILYLVEYEDFDEVLKMHNSVPQGLSSAIFTQNVKESELFMSSIGSDCGIANINIGTSGAEIGGAFGGEKDTGGGRESGSDSWKNYMRRVTNTINYSDDIPLSQGIKFE, encoded by the coding sequence ATGAAACGTAATATATTAAACTTATTAGGTTTAAAAGACTTAATAAAAGACAACCATCTACCTAGCTTATATCTTGGAAATAGTGTTGTTTATGGAAGTGGTTTATCCTTTAGATCTTTTTCTCCCATTGATGGAAGTAAAGGTATTGAGTTTAAAAGCTTAGAAAAAAGAGAAATCACTCATACTATTGATGTTTTAAAAAAAGAGTTTATTACTTGGCAAGAAGTACCAGCTCCTAAAAGAGGGGAGTTGATTCGCCATTTATCTAATATTTTAAGAGAAAATAAACACTCCCTAGCATATTTAGTAACTCTGGAGTCTGGAAAAATATTTGAAGAAGCTCTGGGAGAAGTTCAAGAGTTTATTGATGTATGTGATTTTGCTTTAGGTTTATCTAGACAATTATACGGATTAAGTATTGTAAGTGAAAGATATAGACATAAAATGATTGAACAATGGCACCCTTTAGGAGTGGTTGGAATAATCACAGCTTTTAATTTTCCAATGGCTGTTTGGGCATGGAATGCCGTATTAGCATTAGTGTGTGGAAATACAATTATTTGGAAACCCTCATCTCAAACACCTTTATGTGCAATTGCTTGTCATATATTATTACAAAAAGCATTAGCATTAATGCCAGAACTTCCTCAGAATATTTCATCAGTAATTATCTCAAATAGAAAAATTAGTGAAGTAATACTACGAAATAAAGATGTGAGGCTAATTAGTGCAACTGGTTCTGTGAAAATGGGAAAAGAAATTGCTTCAAAAGTTAGTGTAAGACTGGCAAGATTATTATTAGAACTTGGTGGAAATAATGCAATGATTGTAACACCTAGTGCTGATATTGAGCTATCAATACGAGCTATTTTATTCTCAGCAGTGGGAACAGCAGGGCAGAGATGTACAACACTTCGAAGATTGTTTGTACATAAATCTGTATTTGAAGAAGTTAAAAGAAAACTATTACTCTCTTATAATAGTATTAAAATCGGCAATCCATTTAGTAAAGATGTTTTAGTAGGTCCTTTGATTAATAAAGGCTCTTATGAAAATATGCAAAATAGTATTGAAAAAGCTATAAGCCAAGGTGGAAAATTAATTTATGGTGGAAATCGTATTAGAAAAAATGTACCAAGAGGTGGATTCTATGTAAAACCTGCAATTATAAAAATAAATCATAATGCCAAAATAGTACAAGAAGAGACTTTCTCACCTATTTTATATTTAGTAGAATATGAAGATTTTGATGAGGTATTAAAAATGCATAATTCAGTACCTCAAGGTTTATCATCTGCAATCTTTACTCAAAATGTAAAAGAATCAGAACTATTTATGAGTAGCATAGGAAGTGATTGTGGAATTGCAAATATTAATATAGGAACCAGTGGAGCTGAAATTGGTGGTGCTTTTGGTGGAGAAAAAGATACAGGTGGTGGAAGAGAAAGTGGAAGTGACTCTTGGAAAAATTATATGAGAAGAGTAACAAATACAATTAATTATTCAGATGATATTCCTTTATCCCAAGGTATTAAATTTGAATAG
- a CDS encoding tetratricopeptide repeat protein, translating into MKNTFKILFISIISIYFLGCAISNQVTAEYYLQEKKFEDGSNHFKNKINKNSNDHLSQYYYGRFLLAKNKNKEAIVHLKKAILLNSKNADYHSWLGVAYSKIKANKNERTQYLKALSIDKNHLQSLTYLAHNYYASKEYKSALAYYKKVLKISPENKAALFNRAMTLHKLKRTAEEQSAWKIYLEYYSSGALSQNAVKYLNAIGNFEYHNHIIGIHTIVLKDIKFEAFTSKIKLESKSSLDLLSKVLQKNKKIDLHIVSYLVRNSTLAKERAKSIKKYILKQNKSIDSKRIKLSWFKNSKKIKVNKKKYEYYEFIDFITVTKKR; encoded by the coding sequence ATGAAAAATACATTTAAAATTCTTTTTATCAGTATTATTAGTATTTATTTTCTAGGATGTGCTATTAGCAATCAAGTGACTGCTGAGTACTATTTACAAGAAAAAAAATTTGAAGATGGTTCTAATCATTTCAAAAATAAAATTAATAAAAATAGTAACGACCATTTATCCCAATATTATTACGGTAGATTTTTATTAGCCAAAAATAAAAATAAAGAAGCTATTGTACATTTAAAAAAAGCAATATTATTAAACTCAAAAAATGCAGATTACCATAGCTGGTTAGGTGTGGCTTATTCAAAAATAAAAGCTAATAAAAATGAAAGAACTCAATATCTTAAAGCTTTAAGTATAGATAAAAACCATCTACAATCTCTAACATATTTAGCTCATAATTATTATGCAAGCAAAGAGTATAAAAGTGCATTAGCTTATTACAAAAAAGTATTGAAAATATCACCTGAAAATAAAGCTGCCTTATTTAATCGTGCAATGACATTACATAAATTAAAAAGAACAGCAGAAGAGCAGAGTGCATGGAAGATTTATTTAGAATATTATTCAAGTGGAGCTTTATCTCAAAATGCAGTTAAATATCTAAATGCAATTGGAAATTTTGAATATCATAATCATATAATTGGTATTCATACAATAGTTCTAAAAGATATAAAGTTTGAAGCTTTTACTTCTAAAATAAAATTAGAATCAAAAAGTTCCCTAGATTTATTATCAAAAGTTTTACAAAAGAATAAAAAGATTGATTTACATATAGTTTCTTATCTTGTTAGAAATAGCACTTTAGCTAAAGAAAGAGCAAAAAGTATAAAAAAATATATTTTGAAACAAAATAAAAGTATAGACTCAAAAAGAATAAAACTAAGTTGGTTTAAAAACTCAAAAAAAATAAAAGTAAATAAGAAAAAATATGAATATTATGAATTCATTGATTTTATTACTGTAACAAAAAAAAGATAA
- a CDS encoding DUF2214 family protein — MAEIFFRYLHFIGIMSLASTLVMQHLILSSQVTKEQLKKIAFIDIIYAISAGLTLIAGLSLWLWVGKDASFYSTNWVFHLKLSIFVLIALLSIYPTIFFIKSKNSNEENVKIPKVIIMLIRMELALVFLVPILGALIAQGSGLK; from the coding sequence ATGGCAGAAATATTTTTTAGATATTTGCATTTTATAGGAATAATGAGTTTAGCGTCAACATTAGTTATGCAACATCTAATTTTATCATCACAGGTAACAAAAGAGCAATTAAAAAAAATAGCTTTTATTGATATTATCTATGCTATTAGTGCAGGGCTTACATTAATAGCTGGATTATCACTTTGGTTATGGGTTGGAAAAGATGCAAGTTTTTATTCAACAAACTGGGTTTTTCATTTAAAATTATCTATTTTTGTTTTAATTGCACTACTTTCTATTTATCCAACAATCTTTTTTATTAAAAGTAAAAATAGTAATGAAGAGAATGTTAAAATTCCAAAAGTAATTATTATGTTAATTAGAATGGAATTGGCACTAGTGTTCTTAGTACCAATTTTAGGAGCATTAATAGCTCAAGGTTCAGGTTTAAAATAA
- a CDS encoding YiiD C-terminal domain-containing protein, with translation MINDLLNKLHNEIPLTKMMDIQITDYTNESLITTAPLEININDKGTAFGGSLSTMTIISAWSMCWLISKELGYDSKNIVVIKNENSYKRPVTKDLVCYTRKPNKEQIETLKSKLEKKGSASIGIHSQIIEDDETCVDFVGTYVIKL, from the coding sequence TTGATAAATGACTTACTTAATAAACTACACAATGAAATACCGCTAACAAAAATGATGGATATTCAAATCACAGACTATACTAATGAATCTTTAATTACTACAGCACCACTGGAAATAAATATTAATGATAAAGGCACTGCATTTGGTGGAAGCTTAAGTACCATGACCATTATTTCAGCATGGAGTATGTGTTGGTTAATCTCTAAAGAGTTAGGATACGATAGTAAAAATATTGTAGTTATCAAAAATGAAAATTCTTATAAAAGGCCTGTAACAAAAGATTTAGTTTGTTATACAAGAAAACCAAATAAAGAACAAATAGAAACTCTTAAAAGTAAACTTGAAAAAAAGGGAAGTGCTTCAATTGGAATCCACTCACAAATCATCGAAGATGATGAAACGTGTGTGGATTTTGTAGGAACGTATGTAATAAAATTATAA
- a CDS encoding bifunctional aconitate hydratase 2/2-methylisocitrate dehydratase, which produces MSLLANYKAHTQERQNEGGLPPLALTAEQTAELVELLKASTVEEADYCLDLFNNKINPGVDDAAYVKAAFLNDVVQGNVACSVISKAQAIEILGTMMGGFNVSPLIDALKIDEVAEAAATQLKNTILVYDAFNDVKDLMDAGNAKAKEVIESWANAEWFTNKPALEEEITLTVYKIPGETNTDDLSPATVAFTRSDIPLHATAMLQSRMENPLDTMKELKAKGNPLAYVGDVVGTGSSRKSGINSVQWHMGRDIPGVPNKRTGGVVIGSIIAPIFFNTAEDSGCLPIQAPVDALETGDVITLKPYAGVIEKNGSVVSEFDLAPNTLTDEMRAGGRIPLIIGKGLTVKAREVLGLSATEAFVAPTQPSDNGKGFTQAQKMVGRACGIEGVKPGMYVEPIATTVGSQDTTGPMTRDEIKELAALSFGADMVMQSFCHTAAYPKPADIKLRHTLPDFINSRGGVTLRPGDGVIHSWLNRLCLPDTVGTGGDSHTRFPIGISFPAGSGLIAFAGVTGAMPLTMPESVLVKFSGEMQPGITLRDLVNAIPYQAIQDGLLTVDKKGKKNVFAGTIIEIAGLPDLKVEQAFELSDSAAERSAAACSVQLDKEPIIEYLSSNIALIEKMIEEGYEDARTLQRRADKMKEWLANPELIQPDADAEYAATIEIDLNTITEPILACPNDPDDVDTLTNILADDKRIKNIDEVFVGSCMTNIGLFRALGEVLKGEGEVPTKLWVAPPTKMDKEQLTEEGYYSVFAAAGARLEIPGCSLCMGNQAQVSEGAAVFSTSTRNFDNRLGKGSQVYLGSAEVAAVAALLGRLPSKEEYMEIVPKKITAENQEGVYKYLNFHQVTADQLTNLVHS; this is translated from the coding sequence ATGAGTTTATTAGCTAATTATAAAGCACATACACAAGAAAGACAAAATGAAGGTGGATTACCTCCATTAGCATTAACTGCTGAGCAAACTGCTGAGTTAGTTGAGTTATTAAAAGCAAGTACTGTTGAAGAAGCAGATTACTGTTTAGATTTATTCAATAATAAAATCAACCCAGGTGTTGATGACGCTGCTTACGTTAAAGCTGCATTTTTAAACGACGTTGTTCAAGGTAACGTTGCATGTTCAGTAATTTCAAAAGCACAAGCAATTGAAATTTTAGGAACAATGATGGGTGGATTTAATGTTTCTCCATTAATTGACGCACTTAAAATTGATGAAGTAGCTGAAGCTGCTGCAACTCAATTAAAAAATACTATTTTAGTATATGATGCATTCAATGACGTTAAAGATTTAATGGATGCTGGAAATGCTAAAGCAAAAGAAGTTATCGAATCTTGGGCAAATGCAGAATGGTTTACTAACAAGCCTGCATTAGAAGAAGAAATCACTTTAACTGTTTACAAAATTCCTGGTGAAACAAATACAGATGATTTATCTCCTGCAACTGTTGCATTTACTAGATCTGATATTCCATTACACGCAACTGCAATGTTACAATCAAGAATGGAAAATCCATTAGATACAATGAAAGAACTTAAAGCTAAAGGTAACCCATTAGCATACGTTGGTGATGTTGTTGGTACTGGTTCTTCTAGAAAATCTGGAATCAACTCTGTACAATGGCACATGGGTAGAGATATCCCTGGTGTTCCTAATAAAAGAACTGGTGGTGTTGTAATTGGTTCTATTATTGCTCCAATTTTCTTCAATACTGCAGAAGATTCAGGATGTTTACCAATTCAAGCTCCAGTTGACGCATTAGAAACTGGTGATGTTATTACTTTAAAACCATACGCTGGTGTAATTGAGAAAAATGGTTCAGTTGTTTCTGAATTCGATTTAGCTCCAAATACATTAACTGACGAAATGAGAGCTGGTGGAAGAATTCCATTAATCATTGGTAAAGGTTTAACTGTTAAAGCTAGAGAAGTATTAGGATTATCTGCTACTGAAGCATTTGTTGCTCCAACTCAACCATCTGATAATGGTAAAGGGTTTACTCAAGCACAAAAAATGGTTGGTAGAGCTTGTGGTATCGAAGGTGTTAAACCTGGTATGTACGTTGAGCCAATCGCTACTACTGTTGGATCTCAAGATACAACTGGACCAATGACTAGAGATGAGATTAAAGAACTTGCAGCATTATCTTTTGGTGCTGATATGGTTATGCAATCATTCTGTCACACTGCTGCTTACCCAAAACCAGCAGATATTAAATTAAGACATACTTTACCTGATTTCATCAACTCTAGAGGTGGTGTTACATTAAGACCAGGTGATGGTGTTATTCACTCTTGGTTAAATAGATTATGTTTACCAGATACAGTAGGTACTGGTGGAGATTCTCATACTAGATTCCCTATTGGTATTTCTTTCCCTGCAGGTTCTGGTCTTATTGCATTCGCTGGTGTTACTGGTGCTATGCCTTTAACTATGCCTGAGTCTGTACTTGTTAAATTCTCTGGTGAAATGCAACCTGGAATTACTTTAAGAGATTTAGTTAACGCTATTCCTTACCAAGCAATTCAAGATGGTTTATTAACTGTTGATAAAAAAGGTAAGAAAAACGTATTCGCTGGAACAATTATTGAGATTGCTGGTTTACCAGATCTTAAAGTTGAGCAAGCATTCGAATTATCTGATTCAGCAGCAGAGAGATCAGCAGCAGCTTGTTCTGTTCAATTAGATAAAGAACCAATCATTGAGTACTTATCTTCAAACATCGCTTTAATTGAAAAGATGATCGAAGAAGGTTACGAAGATGCTAGAACTCTTCAAAGAAGAGCAGATAAAATGAAAGAATGGTTAGCTAATCCAGAATTAATTCAACCAGATGCAGATGCAGAATATGCAGCTACAATCGAAATTGATTTAAATACAATTACTGAACCAATCTTAGCTTGTCCTAATGATCCAGATGATGTTGATACATTAACTAATATTTTAGCTGACGATAAAAGAATTAAGAACATTGACGAAGTATTCGTAGGTTCTTGTATGACTAATATCGGATTATTCAGAGCTTTAGGTGAAGTACTTAAAGGTGAAGGTGAAGTTCCAACTAAATTATGGGTTGCACCACCAACAAAAATGGATAAAGAACAATTAACTGAAGAAGGTTACTACTCAGTATTTGCAGCTGCGGGTGCAAGATTAGAAATCCCTGGTTGTTCATTATGTATGGGTAACCAAGCGCAAGTTTCTGAGGGTGCAGCAGTATTCTCTACATCTACAAGAAACTTCGATAATAGATTAGGTAAAGGTTCTCAAGTTTACTTAGGATCTGCAGAAGTTGCAGCAGTAGCAGCACTTCTAGGAAGACTTCCATCTAAAGAAGAATATATGGAAATCGTACCTAAGAAAATTACAGCAGAAAACCAAGAGGGTGTTTATAAATACTTAAACTTCCACCAAGTTACAGCTGATCAATTAACAAACTTAGTTCACTCTTAA
- a CDS encoding hydrolase, with protein sequence MTTKKFTPAFGLSNRHLQTIYSSFFRKDITLDYEIQEFTLKDNDFIECYWLNKNRANKNIFVIFHGLEGSYKSPYIKGIMKALKDKNQAVVLVHFRSCGKKDNIKAKSYHSGDTADAIEYLKYLHENYAQANIFTIGYSVGGNMLLKLLGNDFVDNFIKKSICIGVPLDLSICAKVLNSGFARVYEKHLLKLLKENLFEKFDKHDYKKLINLDKQRVDKISSIKEFDDLYTSKINGFKTAENYYKINSSKQFLKNIKTKTLIIQALDDPFMNKDVIPKKDELSNNCTLELYENGGHLGFIEGSIFNPKYMLEKRIIEYFKEYF encoded by the coding sequence ATGACAACTAAAAAATTTACTCCTGCTTTTGGCCTAAGCAATAGGCATTTGCAAACTATATATTCATCTTTTTTTAGAAAAGATATAACACTAGATTACGAAATTCAAGAATTTACTCTTAAAGATAATGATTTTATTGAATGTTATTGGTTAAATAAAAATAGAGCCAATAAAAATATCTTTGTAATATTTCACGGTTTAGAAGGCTCTTATAAATCACCTTATATTAAAGGTATTATGAAAGCTTTAAAGGATAAAAACCAAGCTGTAGTTCTTGTTCATTTCAGATCATGTGGAAAGAAAGATAATATTAAAGCAAAATCTTATCATAGTGGAGATACCGCTGATGCTATTGAGTATTTAAAGTATTTGCATGAAAATTATGCTCAAGCTAATATTTTTACAATTGGGTATTCTGTTGGTGGAAATATGTTACTTAAACTTTTAGGTAATGACTTTGTTGATAACTTTATAAAAAAATCGATTTGTATAGGAGTTCCTCTTGATTTAAGTATTTGTGCAAAAGTTCTTAATTCTGGATTTGCTAGAGTTTATGAAAAACATTTATTAAAACTTCTAAAAGAGAATTTATTTGAAAAGTTTGATAAACATGATTATAAAAAACTAATAAATTTGGATAAACAAAGAGTAGATAAAATATCATCAATAAAAGAGTTTGATGATTTATATACTTCTAAAATTAATGGTTTTAAAACAGCTGAGAATTATTATAAAATCAACTCTTCAAAACAATTTTTGAAGAATATTAAAACTAAAACCTTAATTATTCAAGCTTTAGATGATCCCTTTATGAATAAAGATGTAATTCCTAAAAAAGATGAATTATCAAATAACTGTACTTTAGAACTGTATGAAAATGGCGGACATTTAGGTTTTATTGAAGGAAGTATTTTTAATCCTAAATATATGTTAGAAAAAAGAATTATTGAGTATTTCAAGGAATATTTTTAA
- a CDS encoding RluA family pseudouridine synthase — MPYILKKFDITSSVKIEDFLLNTVELDSKTANSLLSKGKILDHKNRRLQKNQTIKNGYIQVNVYEAITKGLKPLFDSFHFAIFDKPSGLKVHPSNIDDEYTLLDEIQFQFGKEASLVHRIDAETSGLVLVSKNPYSQMVLKNMFEEKKYKKTYLAYVENEIKEEIQIDSPIASSNGLIKLKMQISEEGKKSLTNIKPISFDKKTNLTLVQASPITGRQHQIRVHLDSIGHRIIGDPIYGIDEKLCDMFLKKKMSEEQRIEVSGKDRLMLHAYSLEFTFLNTKYSIVSKQEFK, encoded by the coding sequence TTGCCATATATACTAAAAAAGTTTGATATTACTAGTTCTGTAAAAATAGAAGATTTTTTATTAAATACTGTAGAACTAGATTCTAAAACTGCAAATTCTTTATTATCAAAAGGCAAAATTCTTGACCATAAAAATAGACGTTTACAAAAAAATCAAACAATTAAAAATGGATATATCCAAGTTAATGTATATGAAGCTATTACAAAAGGTTTAAAACCTCTTTTTGATTCTTTTCATTTTGCTATTTTTGATAAACCATCAGGACTAAAAGTACATCCAAGTAATATTGATGATGAATATACTCTTCTTGATGAAATACAGTTCCAATTTGGAAAAGAAGCTTCTTTAGTACATAGAATTGATGCTGAAACTTCTGGTTTAGTTTTAGTATCAAAAAATCCATACTCACAAATGGTTTTAAAAAATATGTTTGAAGAAAAGAAGTATAAAAAAACATATCTAGCTTATGTAGAAAATGAGATAAAAGAAGAAATACAAATAGATTCTCCTATTGCTAGTTCAAATGGTTTAATCAAATTGAAAATGCAAATTAGTGAAGAGGGAAAAAAATCTCTTACAAATATAAAACCAATTTCTTTTGATAAAAAAACAAATCTTACTTTAGTTCAAGCCTCACCAATTACTGGAAGACAACACCAAATCAGAGTTCATTTAGACTCTATTGGTCATAGAATTATTGGTGACCCAATATATGGAATAGATGAAAAATTATGTGATATGTTTTTGAAGAAAAAAATGTCAGAGGAACAAAGAATAGAAGTAAGTGGAAAAGATAGATTAATGCTTCATGCTTACTCTTTAGAATTTACTTTTTTAAATACTAAATATAGTATTGTCTCAAAGCAAGAGTTTAAATAG